A genomic window from Streptomyces mirabilis includes:
- a CDS encoding helix-turn-helix domain-containing protein: protein MGGDTMDGTKRQRRGDTRQRIQDVALELFSEHGYEKTSLREIAEHLDVTKAALYYHFKTKEDILISLFQDLSRPMDELIEWARQQPRTLETKQEILRRYSNALADAAPLFRFMQENQAAVRELRTGEDFKDRMIRMVGLLKEPDADLTDQVRCISALFSMHAGMFLLKDVEGDPEEKRKAVLEVAIDLVTQAHGGAVVAPEAS, encoded by the coding sequence ATGGGCGGCGACACCATGGACGGCACCAAGCGACAGCGCCGCGGGGACACCCGCCAGCGCATCCAGGACGTCGCCCTCGAACTCTTCTCCGAGCACGGCTACGAGAAGACCTCGCTGCGCGAGATCGCCGAGCACCTCGACGTCACGAAGGCGGCGCTCTACTACCACTTCAAGACCAAGGAAGACATCCTCATCAGTCTCTTCCAGGACCTGTCCCGGCCCATGGACGAGCTGATCGAGTGGGCGCGGCAGCAGCCTCGCACGCTGGAGACGAAGCAGGAGATCCTGCGCCGCTACAGCAACGCGCTCGCCGACGCGGCCCCGCTCTTCCGCTTCATGCAGGAGAACCAGGCCGCCGTCCGCGAGCTCCGCACGGGCGAGGACTTCAAGGACCGCATGATCCGGATGGTCGGCCTGCTCAAGGAGCCGGACGCCGATCTGACGGACCAGGTGCGCTGCATCAGCGCGCTGTTCTCGATGCACGCCGGGATGTTTTTGCTCAAGGACGTCGAAGGCGACCCCGAGGAGAAGCGCAAGGCTGTCCTGGAGGTCGCGATCGACTTGGTGACGCAGGCGCACGGTGGCGCCGTCGTCGCCCCTGAAGCGTCTTAG
- a CDS encoding SigE family RNA polymerase sigma factor: MAHGEVLEFEEYVRTRQDALLRSARRLVPDPVDAQDLLQTALVRTYGRWDGIADKRLADAYLRRVMINTRTEWWRARKLEEVPTEQLPDACVDDSTEQHADRALLMDIMKVLAPKQRSVVVLRHWEQMSTEETAAALGMSAGTVKSTLHRALARLREELESRDLDARALEREERERCAA, translated from the coding sequence ATGGCGCACGGCGAGGTGCTCGAATTCGAGGAGTACGTCCGCACTCGGCAGGACGCGCTGCTGCGCAGTGCCCGTCGCCTGGTCCCCGACCCCGTCGACGCCCAGGACCTTCTGCAGACCGCGCTCGTACGGACGTACGGCCGCTGGGACGGCATCGCGGACAAGCGGCTCGCGGACGCCTATCTGCGCCGCGTGATGATCAATACGCGGACCGAGTGGTGGCGGGCGCGGAAACTCGAAGAGGTGCCCACCGAGCAGCTCCCGGACGCCTGCGTCGACGACTCGACCGAGCAGCACGCGGACCGGGCGCTCCTTATGGACATCATGAAGGTTCTCGCTCCCAAGCAACGCAGCGTCGTGGTGCTGCGACACTGGGAGCAGATGTCCACGGAGGAGACGGCCGCCGCCCTCGGCATGTCGGCCGGAACGGTCAAGAGCACGCTGCACCGGGCGCTCGCCCGGCTCCGCGAGGAGCTGGAGAGCCGCGACCTGGACGCACGCGCGCTCGAACGTGAGGAGCGGGAGCGTTGCGCGGCCTAG
- a CDS encoding MDR family MFS transporter gives MADNKEAVIETEKQPRSVRVVLLALMITMMLAMLDNMIVGTAMPTIVGELGGLQHLSWVVTAYTLATAASTPIWGKLGDMYGRKGAFMTSIVIFLVGSALSGMAQDMGQLIGFRAVQGLGAGGLMVGVMAIIGDLIPPRERGKYQGMMAGIMALAMIGGPLIGGTITDHWGWRWSFYINLPLGIVALLAISAVLHLPKKRVQAKIDYLGAGLLALGISSIVLVTTWGGSEYAWGSARIMELIGIGVAALVGFVFVQTKAAAPIMPLHIFRSRNFTLMSIIGFITGFVMFGATLFLPLYQQSVQGASATNSGLLLLPMLGAMLVTSMVAGRVTTGTGRYKAFPIVGGVLMAVGLFLLSQMDTATTRFTSGLYMAVLGLGMGCLMQITMLVAQNSVEMKDMGVASSSTTLFRTLGSSFGVAIMGALFNQRVQDVMTERAGALGSKVTEQSAQLDAASLAKLPAAAREAYQYAVSSGTHSAFLLGAVVSVGALVAAVFVKEVPLRGAGAPSPEGSAEDAVNDSAPKPTVVETV, from the coding sequence GTGGCGGACAACAAGGAAGCGGTCATAGAGACCGAGAAACAACCGCGCAGCGTACGCGTCGTGCTGCTCGCGCTCATGATCACAATGATGCTGGCCATGCTCGACAACATGATCGTGGGCACGGCGATGCCGACGATCGTGGGCGAGCTGGGCGGCCTCCAGCACCTGTCATGGGTCGTGACCGCGTACACGCTCGCGACCGCCGCCTCCACCCCCATCTGGGGCAAGCTCGGCGACATGTACGGGCGCAAGGGCGCCTTCATGACCTCGATCGTGATCTTCCTGGTCGGCTCCGCGCTCAGCGGTATGGCCCAGGACATGGGGCAGCTCATCGGCTTCCGTGCCGTTCAGGGACTGGGTGCCGGTGGTCTGATGGTCGGCGTCATGGCGATCATCGGTGACCTGATTCCGCCGCGGGAGCGCGGCAAGTACCAGGGCATGATGGCCGGCATCATGGCGCTCGCCATGATCGGCGGACCGCTCATCGGCGGCACCATCACCGACCACTGGGGCTGGCGCTGGTCCTTCTACATCAACCTGCCGCTCGGCATCGTCGCGCTCCTCGCCATCAGTGCCGTACTGCACCTGCCGAAGAAGCGTGTCCAGGCGAAGATCGACTACCTAGGCGCCGGACTGCTGGCCCTCGGTATCTCGTCCATCGTGCTGGTCACCACCTGGGGCGGCAGCGAGTACGCCTGGGGCTCGGCCAGGATCATGGAGCTCATCGGCATCGGTGTCGCCGCGCTGGTCGGCTTCGTCTTCGTGCAGACCAAGGCCGCCGCGCCGATCATGCCGCTGCACATCTTCCGCAGCCGCAACTTCACGCTGATGTCGATCATCGGCTTCATCACCGGCTTCGTGATGTTCGGCGCCACGCTCTTCCTGCCGCTGTACCAGCAGTCCGTGCAGGGCGCGTCCGCGACCAACTCCGGGCTGCTCCTGCTGCCGATGCTCGGCGCGATGCTGGTGACCTCGATGGTCGCCGGTCGGGTCACCACCGGCACCGGGCGCTACAAGGCCTTCCCGATCGTCGGCGGCGTCCTCATGGCGGTCGGCCTGTTCCTGCTTTCTCAGATGGACACCGCTACGACCCGGTTCACCTCCGGGCTGTACATGGCCGTACTCGGTCTCGGCATGGGCTGCCTGATGCAGATCACCATGCTGGTCGCGCAGAACAGCGTCGAGATGAAGGACATGGGCGTCGCGTCCTCGTCCACCACCCTCTTCCGTACGCTCGGCTCGTCCTTCGGCGTCGCGATCATGGGTGCGCTGTTCAACCAGCGGGTCCAGGACGTGATGACCGAGCGGGCCGGGGCGCTGGGGTCCAAGGTCACCGAGCAGTCGGCGCAGCTGGACGCGGCGAGCCTGGCCAAGCTGCCGGCCGCGGCGCGGGAGGCGTACCAGTACGCGGTGTCCTCCGGAACGCACTCCGCGTTCCTGCTGGGTGCGGTGGTGTCGGTGGGGGCGCTGGTGGCAGCGGTGTTCGTGAAGGAGGTTCCGCTTCGGGGGGCGGGGGCGCCGTCGCCGGAGGGTTCGGCCGAGGACGCGGTGAACGACTCGGCGCCGAAGCCGACCGTGGTCGAGACCGTCTGA
- a CDS encoding A/G-specific adenine glycosylase — MTAPTMPTPSPQPDAPGKTLHEPVITWFDEHARDLPWRRPDAGPWGVMVSEFMLQQTPVSRVLPVYEQWVARWPRPADLAKEAPGEAVRAWGRLGYPRRALRLHGAAVAITERHGGDVPTEHAQLLALPGIGEYTAAAVASFAYGQRHAVLDTNVRRVFARAVTGVQYPPNATTAAERKLARALLPENEGTASRWAAASMELGALICTAKNEACHRCPIAAQCAWRLAGKPAHDGPARRGQTYAGTDRQVRGKLLAVLRESVGPVPQSVLDRVWDEPVQRARALDGLVADGLVEPLPGGLYRLPLT, encoded by the coding sequence ATGACTGCACCCACCATGCCCACACCCAGCCCCCAGCCCGACGCCCCCGGCAAGACCCTGCACGAACCGGTGATCACCTGGTTCGACGAGCACGCCCGCGACCTCCCCTGGCGCCGACCCGACGCCGGCCCCTGGGGCGTGATGGTCAGTGAGTTCATGTTGCAGCAGACCCCGGTGAGCCGTGTCCTGCCCGTGTACGAGCAGTGGGTCGCCCGCTGGCCCCGCCCCGCCGACCTGGCCAAGGAGGCTCCGGGTGAAGCCGTCCGCGCCTGGGGCCGGCTCGGCTACCCCCGCCGTGCGCTCCGGCTGCACGGCGCCGCGGTCGCCATAACGGAACGGCACGGCGGCGACGTACCCACCGAGCACGCTCAGCTGCTCGCGCTGCCCGGTATCGGGGAGTACACGGCCGCCGCCGTCGCCTCGTTCGCGTACGGGCAGCGGCATGCCGTGCTGGACACGAATGTCCGGAGGGTGTTCGCACGGGCCGTCACCGGCGTGCAGTACCCGCCGAACGCCACCACCGCCGCCGAACGCAAGCTCGCCCGTGCCCTCCTGCCCGAGAACGAGGGCACCGCCTCCCGCTGGGCCGCCGCCTCCATGGAGCTCGGCGCACTGATCTGCACCGCGAAGAACGAGGCCTGCCACCGCTGCCCGATCGCCGCGCAGTGCGCATGGCGGCTGGCGGGCAAGCCGGCGCACGACGGCCCGGCGCGGCGCGGCCAGACGTACGCGGGCACGGACCGCCAGGTGCGCGGCAAACTCCTCGCCGTACTGAGGGAGTCCGTCGGCCCGGTCCCACAGTCCGTGCTCGATCGCGTGTGGGACGAGCCCGTGCAGCGGGCCCGCGCCCTCGACGGACTCGTCGCCGACGGACTCGTGGAGCCGCTCCCCGGTGGTTTGTATCGGCTGCCCCTGACCTAG
- a CDS encoding M23 family metallopeptidase gives MSKRVTSRHSRMSLLRSRAAVLAVGVGATAVLGAGVAAAATEAAPQAAVKTAATKPAASWVDPVKKYTLSAGFNQAGNLWQHNHSGQDFAVPTGTEVVAAHGGTVVKAGGNGAGDGPAYGNAVVIKHGNGTYSQYAHLSRIDVRIGQVVATGQHIALSGSTGNSTGPHLHFEIRTTPNYGSAVNPVVFLRAQGVTV, from the coding sequence ATGTCGAAGCGCGTCACGTCCCGCCACTCCCGTATGTCCCTGCTCCGCTCCAGGGCGGCCGTCCTGGCCGTCGGCGTGGGAGCCACGGCCGTACTGGGCGCCGGGGTCGCGGCCGCCGCCACCGAGGCGGCCCCGCAGGCCGCCGTGAAGACGGCCGCCACCAAGCCGGCCGCCTCCTGGGTCGACCCGGTGAAGAAGTACACGCTCTCCGCGGGCTTCAACCAGGCCGGCAACCTGTGGCAGCACAACCACTCCGGGCAGGACTTCGCCGTGCCCACCGGTACCGAGGTCGTCGCCGCGCACGGCGGCACAGTCGTCAAGGCCGGCGGCAACGGCGCCGGTGACGGTCCCGCGTACGGCAACGCCGTCGTCATCAAGCACGGCAACGGGACCTACTCGCAGTACGCCCACCTGTCCCGGATAGACGTGCGGATCGGGCAGGTCGTCGCGACCGGCCAGCACATCGCGCTCTCCGGCAGCACCGGCAACTCCACCGGCCCGCACCTGCACTTCGAGATCCGTACGACCCCGAACTACGGTTCCGCGGTCAACCCGGTCGTCTTCCTGCGCGCCCAGGGCGTGACCGTCTAA
- the cseB gene encoding two-component system response regulator CseB — protein MAEQTHVLFVEDDDVIREATQLALERDGFAVTAMPDGLSGLEAFRADRPDIALLDVMVPGLDGVSLCRRIRDESTVPVIMLSARADSIDVVLGLEAGADDYVTKPFDGAVLVARIRAVLRRFGHASGPNGTPEEASSVDGGMLSFGDLEIDTEGMEVHKGGTPVALTPTEMRLLLEFSSAPGTVLSRDKLLERVWDYGWGGDTRVVDVHVQRLRTKIGQDRIETVRGFGYKLKA, from the coding sequence ATGGCAGAGCAGACCCACGTCCTGTTCGTCGAGGACGACGACGTCATCCGCGAGGCCACGCAGCTTGCTCTCGAGCGCGACGGCTTCGCGGTGACGGCCATGCCCGACGGGCTCTCGGGCCTGGAGGCGTTCCGCGCCGACCGTCCCGACATCGCCCTGCTGGACGTGATGGTCCCCGGACTCGACGGTGTCTCGCTGTGCCGCCGCATCCGTGACGAGTCCACCGTCCCCGTGATCATGCTGTCCGCGCGTGCCGACTCGATCGACGTCGTGCTGGGGCTGGAGGCGGGCGCCGACGACTATGTGACCAAGCCCTTCGACGGGGCCGTGCTGGTCGCCCGGATCCGCGCCGTGCTGCGCCGTTTCGGACACGCGAGCGGTCCGAACGGAACCCCTGAAGAGGCCTCGTCCGTCGACGGCGGGATGCTCTCCTTCGGTGACCTGGAGATCGACACCGAGGGCATGGAAGTCCACAAGGGCGGTACGCCGGTGGCTCTGACGCCCACCGAGATGCGGCTGCTGCTGGAGTTCTCCTCCGCACCGGGTACGGTGCTGAGCCGCGACAAGCTGCTCGAACGCGTGTGGGACTACGGCTGGGGCGGGGACACCCGTGTCGTCGACGTCCACGTGCAGCGGCTGCGGACGAAGATCGGCCAGGACCGGATCGAGACGGTCCGTGGTTTCGGCTACAAGTTGAAGGCCTGA